A window of the Proteus terrae subsp. cibarius genome harbors these coding sequences:
- a CDS encoding phage baseplate protein → MITEVRIFDLESFTTLFDSVNPMKVSITDSHQVIKFAVENGENRSDHVIINPINIGVELLLTGDIADRYSIIKQLYDEHTLVGIQTRVRTYQPMLLESLTHDEDPQKVNAIELKLKFTEWKTIVPEYNKKSSKSTKKPKQTSTVNRGNVKSKKSTQAGKK, encoded by the coding sequence ATGATAACGGAAGTTAGAATTTTTGATTTAGAGTCATTCACAACGCTATTTGATAGCGTTAATCCGATGAAAGTTTCAATTACTGATAGTCATCAAGTCATTAAATTTGCGGTTGAAAATGGCGAAAATCGTAGCGACCACGTCATTATTAATCCTATTAATATAGGTGTCGAGTTACTATTAACGGGTGATATTGCGGATCGTTATTCTATTATAAAGCAGCTTTATGACGAACATACATTAGTGGGAATTCAAACTAGAGTCAGAACCTATCAACCAATGTTGTTAGAAAGTTTGACTCACGATGAAGATCCCCAAAAAGTGAATGCCATCGAATTAAAACTTAAATTTACAGAATGGAAAACAATAGTGCCCGAATATAATAAAAAATCCTCTAAATCGACCAAAAAACCAAAACAAACCTCAACAGTTAATCGTGGTAATGTCAAAAGTAAAAAATCAACACAAGCAGGAAAAAAATAA
- a CDS encoding phage baseplate plug family protein, which yields MQVIPLQAIPNQRFSIEIAGVDWTFTLKVANQTMFFDIERDSEVLITGIRLVANTPIIPYRYLNQGINLMFLTENDALPWYEEFTKTQSLVYWSNEDGASANKGGD from the coding sequence ATGCAAGTTATTCCATTACAAGCTATTCCTAATCAGCGATTTTCTATCGAAATAGCCGGTGTTGATTGGACATTTACGCTAAAAGTCGCTAATCAAACAATGTTTTTTGATATTGAGCGAGATAGTGAAGTGCTTATTACAGGTATTCGCTTAGTTGCTAATACACCTATTATCCCTTATCGATATTTAAACCAGGGGATTAATTTAATGTTTCTAACAGAAAATGATGCTTTACCGTGGTATGAGGAATTTACAAAAACACAATCATTAGTGTATTGGAGTAATGAAGATGGAGCTTCGGCGAATAAGGGTGGGGATTGA